In Candidatus Coatesbacteria bacterium, the following are encoded in one genomic region:
- a CDS encoding T9SS type A sorting domain-containing protein, translated as MRTRSLALLLGLVLATSAFAAPVKAPTTLELLNAAYRNNEIDFNDYALYKLYLVHEPERIPAQYQAEELVPPNTCGTPLIMDAWQALQEGVFDEEQAADAELYFLRPTDDRAQAALRGYGVPDAEIYHYDTPEGNFRIWWTLTGSDALLKVADNDGSGIPDYVEWIAEGMEYSFAFNEDIGWDTPPRDGDWYPDGADFGHLPGDDEAEEQRWDVYIRVTGSMAYAQAEYYIEDTIENDAAGHMAFSRDGFDESTTLSTAAHEFNHITQFGVDVGEPTHFMEKTSVFFEEMTYPERNAYQGNRVNGFLARPDYGLTREYVTSWYNSVIWHVYLESLARQDSRVGDLVDSFGQENSVIMAWEDYAQQTASRDLNWEESMDLIFRDAYGDTHTFDATTGGMGYGFTTFVRWNWFTGIREAHKAGMVNNLGYYYYDDDNPDENNPAAFREVEDKSPDGTREWTGADLISDDGVRMTMEPEGGADIYNSPDGFGSVYTHCIDLGGMPEGDVVFAFKANPENADKTKHWGGVYVMMQDELRQAAAQDTEGDYLMYTFGDKGIIRVENANQYHELAFVPHVLVDEGTALSFRYWIRHDNSDNTPPSFDPSAGGALTITRMPGFDTHFEFTATPNELLFACPSYEVVFTDEDGESSIYNVNGFQHGNDGYEWNDWDAGNPLYTAIWSLPDGIHGTGNLTVTAADVLGNVKVLDYSDFLAVDDVDEGGGVIGRDVADAQLTVPAGAINGSATVSLLVRPDIQGGLLETRTLSSSSGVAKLTAPAVTLSRNLTTSVSASNPAGGSADEKLGLHVVGHAYDVSSRGELVENATLRLRYDNAEVPNEDKLSVYRWNDETGSWERVAAQIDRQANEAYAAIDEFGVYAVGYSEMIEMVDESGIDQRFAFNLEQNYPNPYVAGSGQTSINFTTESTGRVNLSVYDISGRLVATVIDEDLPAGRHSVNWNGATQSGRSVESGVYFYKLETTDNSATRRMVIVR; from the coding sequence ATGAGAACCCGCAGCCTGGCGTTGCTTTTGGGGCTGGTGCTGGCGACGAGCGCCTTCGCCGCTCCCGTGAAAGCTCCGACCACCCTGGAGCTACTCAACGCCGCCTACCGCAACAACGAGATCGACTTCAACGATTACGCCCTCTACAAGCTCTATCTGGTCCATGAGCCCGAGCGCATCCCGGCCCAATACCAGGCCGAGGAGCTCGTTCCGCCCAATACGTGCGGCACGCCCCTGATCATGGACGCCTGGCAAGCGCTGCAGGAGGGCGTCTTCGACGAAGAGCAGGCCGCCGACGCCGAGCTGTACTTCCTGCGGCCCACCGACGATCGGGCTCAGGCCGCCCTGCGCGGCTACGGCGTGCCCGACGCCGAGATCTACCACTACGACACCCCGGAAGGCAACTTCCGCATCTGGTGGACCCTGACCGGTTCCGACGCCCTGCTCAAGGTCGCCGACAACGACGGCAGCGGCATCCCCGATTACGTCGAGTGGATCGCCGAGGGGATGGAATACTCCTTTGCCTTCAACGAGGACATCGGCTGGGACACCCCGCCCCGCGACGGCGACTGGTACCCCGACGGCGCCGATTTCGGCCACCTGCCCGGCGACGACGAGGCCGAAGAGCAGCGCTGGGACGTCTACATCCGCGTCACCGGCTCGATGGCCTACGCCCAGGCCGAGTACTACATCGAGGACACCATCGAGAACGACGCCGCCGGCCACATGGCCTTCTCCCGTGACGGCTTCGACGAAAGCACCACCCTGTCGACGGCCGCCCACGAGTTCAACCATATCACCCAGTTCGGCGTCGATGTCGGCGAGCCAACCCACTTCATGGAGAAGACCTCGGTCTTCTTCGAGGAAATGACCTACCCCGAGCGCAACGCCTATCAGGGCAACCGCGTCAACGGGTTCCTGGCCCGTCCCGACTACGGCCTGACCCGCGAGTACGTCACCTCCTGGTACAACAGCGTCATCTGGCACGTCTACCTGGAGAGCCTGGCCCGCCAGGACTCCCGGGTGGGTGATCTGGTCGATTCCTTCGGCCAGGAGAACTCCGTCATCATGGCCTGGGAGGACTACGCCCAGCAGACCGCTTCGCGCGATTTGAACTGGGAAGAGTCCATGGACCTGATATTCCGTGACGCCTACGGCGACACCCACACCTTCGACGCCACCACCGGCGGCATGGGTTACGGTTTCACCACCTTCGTGCGCTGGAACTGGTTCACCGGGATCCGCGAGGCCCACAAGGCCGGCATGGTCAACAACCTGGGCTACTACTACTACGACGACGACAACCCCGACGAGAACAACCCCGCCGCCTTCCGCGAGGTCGAGGACAAGAGTCCGGACGGCACCCGGGAATGGACCGGCGCCGATCTGATCTCCGATGACGGCGTCAGGATGACCATGGAGCCCGAGGGCGGCGCTGACATCTACAACTCCCCCGACGGCTTCGGCTCGGTCTACACCCACTGCATCGATCTCGGCGGCATGCCCGAGGGTGATGTTGTCTTCGCCTTCAAGGCCAATCCCGAGAACGCCGACAAAACCAAGCACTGGGGCGGCGTCTACGTCATGATGCAGGACGAGCTGCGCCAGGCCGCCGCTCAGGACACCGAAGGCGACTACCTGATGTACACCTTCGGTGACAAGGGCATCATCCGGGTCGAAAACGCCAACCAGTACCATGAGCTGGCCTTCGTGCCCCACGTTCTGGTCGACGAGGGCACCGCCCTCAGCTTCCGCTACTGGATCCGGCACGATAACAGCGACAACACCCCGCCGAGCTTCGATCCTTCGGCCGGCGGCGCTCTGACCATCACCCGGATGCCCGGCTTCGACACCCACTTCGAGTTCACCGCCACTCCGAACGAGCTGCTGTTCGCCTGCCCCTCCTACGAGGTCGTCTTCACCGACGAGGACGGCGAGTCCAGCATCTATAACGTCAACGGCTTCCAGCATGGCAACGACGGCTACGAGTGGAACGACTGGGATGCCGGCAACCCGCTCTACACCGCTATCTGGAGCCTCCCCGACGGCATCCACGGCACGGGCAACCTGACCGTCACCGCCGCCGACGTGCTGGGTAACGTCAAGGTGCTCGATTACAGCGACTTCCTCGCCGTCGACGATGTCGACGAGGGTGGGGGTGTTATCGGTCGCGACGTGGCCGACGCCCAGCTGACCGTCCCCGCGGGCGCCATCAATGGCTCCGCGACCGTCAGCCTGCTGGTTCGTCCCGATATCCAGGGCGGACTGCTCGAGACCCGGACCCTTTCCAGCTCCTCGGGTGTGGCCAAGCTGACCGCCCCCGCCGTGACCCTGAGCCGCAACCTGACCACCAGCGTTTCGGCCTCCAATCCCGCCGGCGGTTCCGCCGACGAGAAACTGGGCCTGCACGTCGTCGGCCACGCCTACGACGTCAGCAGCCGCGGTGAACTCGTCGAAAACGCGACCCTGCGTCTGCGCTACGACAATGCCGAGGTGCCCAACGAGGACAAGCTGAGTGTTTACCGTTGGAACGACGAAACCGGCTCTTGGGAGCGTGTGGCGGCTCAGATCGATCGCCAGGCCAACGAGGCCTACGCCGCCATCGACGAGTTCGGCGTCTACGCCGTGGGCTACAGCGAGATGATCGAGATGGTCGACGAGTCCGGCATCGATCAGCGCTTCGCCTTCAACCTGGAGCAGAACTATCCCAACCCCTACGTCGCCGGTTCCGGCCAAACCAGCATCAACTTCACCACCGAGAGCACCGGACGCGTCAACCTGAGCGTCTACGACATCTCCGGTCGTCTGGTCGCCACCGTCATCGACGAAGATCTGCCCGCCGGCCGCCACAGCGTCAACTGGAACGGCGCCACTCAGAGCGGTCGCTCGGTAGAATCCGGTGTCTACTTCTACAAGCTGGAGACTACTGACAACTCCGCCACCCGCCGGATGGTCATCGTCCGCTAA
- a CDS encoding DUF1722 domain-containing protein has protein sequence MNEEFARPRLAVSRCLGFAACRWNGVALHDDYVEALRPHVDFIDLCPEVDIGLGVPRDPLRVVAVKTGDSREPRLLQPATGRDLTAAMRNHVDEVLDGLGDVDGFLLKHRSPSCGIKDVKIYSAADQGGAFGRGGGFFGGVVAERCGGLAVEDEGRLNNYRLREHFYTKLFALADLRRTLTQGRLGALMDFQARNKLLLMAYDQQRMRELGRLLAAADSAAPGATATRYREGFARALDEAPGVGPVTNVLLHALGYFSTELGAEEKAFFLELLEGYRSARLPLSAVTSVLGGWIVRHDEKYLARQSFFSPFPPQLVRITDSGKGR, from the coding sequence ATGAACGAAGAGTTCGCCCGCCCCCGGTTGGCGGTCAGCCGCTGCTTGGGCTTCGCCGCCTGCCGCTGGAACGGTGTCGCCCTGCACGACGATTACGTCGAGGCCCTGCGACCCCACGTCGACTTCATCGACCTCTGCCCCGAGGTCGACATCGGCCTGGGGGTGCCCCGCGATCCGCTGCGCGTGGTGGCGGTCAAAACCGGCGACAGCCGCGAGCCCCGGCTGCTCCAGCCCGCCACGGGCCGCGACCTGACCGCGGCGATGCGCAACCACGTCGACGAGGTTCTGGACGGCCTGGGAGACGTCGACGGCTTCCTGCTCAAACACCGCTCACCGAGCTGCGGGATCAAGGACGTCAAGATCTACTCCGCCGCCGACCAGGGCGGGGCCTTCGGCCGGGGCGGGGGCTTCTTCGGCGGTGTGGTCGCCGAGCGGTGCGGCGGCCTGGCCGTCGAGGACGAGGGCCGGCTCAACAACTACCGCCTGCGCGAGCATTTCTACACCAAGCTCTTTGCCTTGGCCGATCTGCGGCGAACCCTGACACAAGGACGTCTGGGAGCGCTGATGGACTTCCAGGCCCGCAACAAGCTGCTGCTGATGGCCTACGACCAGCAGCGGATGCGCGAGCTGGGCCGTCTGCTGGCGGCCGCCGATTCCGCCGCCCCCGGCGCGACGGCGACCCGCTACCGCGAGGGGTTCGCCAGGGCCCTCGACGAAGCGCCCGGCGTCGGCCCGGTGACCAATGTCCTGCTCCACGCCCTGGGCTACTTCTCGACCGAACTGGGCGCCGAGGAAAAAGCCTTCTTCCTCGAACTCCTCGAGGGCTACCGCAGCGCCCGCCTGCCCCTCTCGGCGGTGACCAGCGTTTTGGGCGGCTGGATCGTCCGCCACGACGAGAAGTACCTGGCCCGCCAGAGCTTTTTCTCACCCTTCCCCCCCCAGCTCGTGCGGATCACGGATTCCGGCAAGGGGCGTTGA